A genome region from Tolypothrix sp. PCC 7712 includes the following:
- a CDS encoding ABC transporter substrate-binding protein, producing MANNNWTRREFLIGMGATTAGMALSSCAIKGNTGAKGLTEEALAIKPVVRSQDLEKPDITVGYVPVNDCAPFAIAWKKGLFRKYGLNVKLNREASWATSRDGLIFGRLDAAPVVSGAVTNARIGAEGARHAKLCAAMTIHRHGNAMTMNKAMWDFGLRPWYEYQEKYGDGALEAFGRDFRNYFDNQPPENKVWAVVLSSAIYEYFVRYISAAAGVDPLKEFRVIIVPPPQMVTNVRIAAMQAYMVAEPWNTRAITGNEGVGFTFAQGKEVWLGHPDRLLGVMQSFIEDYPKTYRSLVKAMIEACQYCSKPENRQEVAELITDRSFTGAKPKKPGALITKFTGPAILGNYNYGGFDGKDRTIQAADNTIFFDIPDNLPKQPGEHSTFLWRSRSIWLMTQAARWGQIKEFPKNAEQLAEKGWRTDLYREIAAEMGIECPKDDYKVESKEVFIDKKAFDPSDPVGYLNSFEIRAKSPMRFFMS from the coding sequence ATGGCTAATAATAACTGGACTAGAAGAGAATTTCTCATAGGAATGGGAGCAACAACTGCTGGAATGGCGTTGTCCTCCTGTGCCATCAAAGGTAATACTGGTGCTAAAGGACTCACCGAAGAAGCTTTAGCCATAAAACCAGTAGTTAGATCCCAAGACTTAGAAAAACCGGATATTACTGTTGGCTACGTACCTGTAAATGATTGTGCACCATTTGCGATCGCCTGGAAAAAAGGCTTGTTCCGTAAATATGGTTTAAACGTCAAACTCAACCGCGAAGCTAGTTGGGCAACTTCCCGCGATGGCTTAATATTTGGTCGATTGGATGCTGCACCTGTCGTCTCTGGTGCAGTTACCAACGCCAGAATTGGTGCGGAAGGCGCACGCCATGCCAAATTATGTGCCGCCATGACAATTCACCGCCACGGTAACGCCATGACGATGAACAAAGCCATGTGGGATTTTGGGCTGCGTCCTTGGTATGAATACCAAGAAAAATATGGCGATGGTGCTTTAGAAGCCTTCGGCAGAGATTTTCGCAATTACTTTGACAACCAACCCCCAGAAAACAAAGTTTGGGCAGTAGTTTTAAGTTCTGCCATCTACGAATACTTTGTGCGTTACATCTCCGCCGCTGCTGGAGTTGACCCCCTCAAAGAGTTTCGCGTCATCATCGTGCCACCCCCCCAGATGGTAACTAACGTGCGGATTGCCGCGATGCAAGCCTACATGGTTGCTGAACCTTGGAATACTAGAGCGATTACAGGTAACGAAGGCGTTGGTTTTACCTTCGCCCAAGGTAAAGAAGTCTGGTTAGGACACCCAGATCGACTATTGGGAGTGATGCAATCTTTCATCGAAGACTATCCCAAAACCTATCGTTCCTTAGTCAAGGCGATGATTGAAGCCTGTCAGTATTGCAGCAAACCAGAAAACCGCCAAGAAGTTGCCGAACTAATTACAGATCGCTCCTTCACTGGTGCAAAACCTAAAAAACCAGGTGCCCTAATTACCAAATTTACAGGGCCAGCAATTTTAGGCAATTACAACTATGGTGGATTTGATGGCAAAGATCGCACCATTCAAGCTGCTGATAATACTATTTTCTTCGATATTCCTGACAATCTTCCCAAACAGCCCGGAGAACACTCAACATTTTTATGGAGATCCAGAAGTATCTGGTTAATGACACAAGCAGCGCGTTGGGGACAAATTAAAGAATTTCCTAAAAATGCTGAACAATTAGCCGAAAAAGGTTGGCGAACCGACCTTTACCGCGAGATAGCTGCAGAAATGGGTATTGAATGCCCCAAAGATGATTACAAAGTGGAATCAAAAGAAGTATTCATCGATAAAAAAGCTTTTGACCCTAGTGATCCCGTGGGCTATTTAAATAGTTTTGAAATTAGGGCTAAATCTCCTATGCGTTTTTTCATGTCTTAA
- a CDS encoding OmpA family protein — MSNKSTDEIAKESLKTLSNGSQISIAINPAIALKEPQSSISENDSANSYTHTVAINSPVNNHHLQNNDELNILRSLLLGVEPTALNKLYERLENPQIQAEDISRLLPEAVVLRSKQDKQLGEAIVTTVETALQNSIQQDQNRLSETFFPIIGPATRKAISTALEEMLQSLNQTLEHSLSPQSLQWRLEAKKTGKSFAEIILLRTLIYRVEQVFLIHRNTGLLLQHLIAPQVTTQDPDLVSAMLTAIQDFVRDSFSVGTEDGLQSLQFGELTIWIEEGPQAVLAAIIRGKPPQEFRLTLKDALEKIHLRLSSEMNDFVGDTEPFITSKPYLEACLAEGYKLPLKRNYTYAWGFLSTIAIACGIWGFVTIREQFRWHSYVQKLESQPGIVVVNTEQRQGKHFISGMRDPLAVDPKKLIQQANINPKSVIAQWQPYISLDPQLITLRSEKLLQPPKTVTLKVDENGILNATGAAPRQWISQAKNLWRFIPGVTQFNDNNLQDIALVQLNSYKQQLEQEMLFFSEGTTELIAGEVNKLPNLAIKINQLLDIAQSLNKNVSLQISGHTSTTGTEQINNLLSQARANKILAELTAQGINPSQLKTEGLGDTALPSQPELAPAGNRRVTFRVLITDTSKLKQLQ, encoded by the coding sequence ATGAGTAATAAATCTACGGATGAAATAGCTAAAGAATCCCTGAAAACTTTGAGTAATGGTAGCCAAATTAGCATAGCTATTAACCCTGCCATTGCTCTAAAAGAACCCCAATCATCTATTTCAGAAAATGATTCCGCTAACTCTTATACTCATACTGTTGCTATTAATTCACCTGTAAATAATCATCATTTACAAAACAATGATGAATTAAATATCCTCCGCAGTTTGCTTCTTGGTGTTGAGCCAACTGCGCTCAATAAACTATATGAGAGATTAGAGAATCCTCAAATTCAAGCAGAAGATATTAGTCGTCTGCTACCAGAAGCTGTAGTTTTACGCTCTAAACAGGATAAACAATTAGGTGAAGCTATAGTAACTACTGTAGAAACAGCACTCCAAAACTCAATTCAACAAGACCAAAATAGACTCTCGGAAACTTTTTTTCCGATTATTGGCCCCGCAACTCGCAAAGCGATTTCTACAGCTTTGGAAGAGATGCTGCAATCTTTAAATCAAACTTTAGAACATAGCTTGTCACCACAAAGTTTGCAGTGGCGACTAGAAGCAAAAAAGACCGGGAAATCATTCGCGGAAATAATTCTCCTCCGCACACTGATTTATCGAGTAGAACAAGTATTTTTAATTCATAGAAACACTGGATTATTGCTGCAACACCTGATAGCACCCCAGGTAACAACTCAAGATCCTGATTTAGTTTCAGCAATGTTGACAGCTATTCAGGATTTTGTTAGAGATTCTTTCAGTGTAGGCACAGAAGATGGACTGCAATCTTTGCAGTTTGGCGAACTCACCATTTGGATTGAAGAAGGGCCACAAGCAGTACTAGCTGCAATTATTCGGGGGAAGCCTCCCCAAGAATTCAGGTTAACCCTCAAAGATGCCCTCGAGAAAATTCATCTGCGATTAAGCAGCGAAATGAATGATTTCGTTGGGGATACAGAGCCATTTATTACCAGTAAACCTTATTTAGAAGCTTGTCTAGCCGAAGGCTATAAATTACCACTGAAAAGAAATTATACTTATGCCTGGGGATTTTTAAGTACGATTGCGATCGCTTGTGGTATTTGGGGCTTTGTTACCATCCGAGAGCAATTTCGCTGGCATTCCTATGTACAAAAGCTGGAGTCCCAACCAGGAATCGTTGTAGTGAATACAGAACAGCGTCAGGGAAAACATTTTATTTCCGGAATGCGCGATCCCTTAGCTGTAGATCCTAAAAAACTGATACAGCAAGCAAATATCAATCCAAAAAGCGTAATTGCTCAGTGGCAACCTTATATATCATTAGACCCACAATTGATTACCCTCAGATCGGAGAAATTGCTGCAACCGCCAAAAACCGTAACCCTAAAAGTTGACGAGAATGGCATTCTTAACGCCACTGGTGCAGCACCCCGCCAATGGATTTCTCAAGCAAAGAATTTATGGCGTTTTATTCCCGGGGTAACTCAATTTAATGACAACAATCTTCAGGACATTGCCCTGGTTCAATTAAATTCATATAAACAGCAACTAGAACAAGAAATGCTCTTTTTTTCTGAAGGCACAACTGAGTTGATTGCAGGTGAAGTGAATAAACTTCCTAATTTAGCAATCAAAATTAATCAACTTTTAGATATTGCTCAATCTCTGAATAAAAACGTGAGTTTGCAAATTTCTGGACACACAAGTACCACGGGTACAGAACAAATCAATAATTTACTCAGCCAAGCCCGGGCTAATAAAATTCTTGCCGAGCTAACTGCCCAAGGTATCAATCCTAGCCAATTGAAAACTGAAGGTTTAGGTGATACTGCTCTCCCTTCACAACCAGAATTAGCACCAGCAGGTAACCGGAGAGTTACCTTCAGAGTATTGATAACCGACACCTCTAAGCTGAAGCAACTTCAATAA
- a CDS encoding universal stress protein, producing MLVRLQSTIGRDDLIEQMVLLPEPEKNSSIQGSTTKPVNLIVAYDASPKSHTALDIAFWIAHQTRLATNTQVTVQAVYVVADKQKSQYTDISSFSRNLTPLECPTSNVSKSVTPVLTQPKLTVIAPNLQEKSLAVIQQADQILWQARSLAEEWQGSFKSHLRFGSIATELKKVVELENADILFIGCRSVEHPIIRALGSDFPCAVLGIPSGIED from the coding sequence ATGTTAGTGCGCCTACAAAGCACTATAGGTCGAGACGACTTAATTGAACAAATGGTCTTGTTACCAGAACCTGAAAAAAACTCTTCTATACAAGGTTCTACTACAAAACCAGTCAACTTAATTGTCGCTTATGATGCATCTCCCAAAAGTCATACTGCATTAGATATTGCCTTTTGGATTGCCCATCAAACGCGCTTGGCTACAAATACCCAAGTCACAGTTCAAGCTGTCTATGTGGTAGCAGACAAACAAAAGAGTCAATATACAGATATCTCTAGCTTTAGTAGAAATCTCACTCCTTTAGAGTGTCCTACAAGCAATGTATCTAAATCCGTCACACCCGTTTTAACTCAACCAAAACTAACAGTTATTGCACCAAATTTACAAGAAAAATCCTTAGCTGTGATCCAACAAGCAGACCAAATTTTATGGCAAGCACGTAGTTTAGCAGAGGAATGGCAAGGTTCCTTTAAATCACATTTGCGGTTTGGTTCAATTGCTACCGAACTAAAAAAAGTTGTGGAATTAGAAAATGCTGATATTCTATTTATCGGTTGTAGATCTGTCGAGCATCCTATTATTCGGGCATTAGGTTCCGATTTCCCCTGTGCTGTTTTAGGTATCCCCAGTGGTATTGAAGATTAA
- a CDS encoding NYN domain-containing protein codes for MADIHISLNRQASQQKNYIGIFWDLQNVNSIKEKGHLLLKFAQLRGCIHCKNLYYNSKHKYQTATKNILESLGFSCVDVPDSSKNSADHRLMADCVQLFTPQRSPIPNIIILVLGDWDYAGLISILQALGKKVIIFAQRGSASPKLIKLVGDDNFHFVDELPQLVANETQPQTTVFKSQISYNEAINYLTEAIKTALHQGKPTVFGYIDKLMRQRCANYQGVSSIMKPDGKPFSRFSKFVDVAVKDGKVKMQNQQLFLIELDKLAA; via the coding sequence ATGGCAGACATTCACATCTCCTTAAATAGACAGGCAAGTCAACAGAAAAATTATATCGGTATTTTTTGGGATCTTCAAAACGTTAACTCAATTAAAGAAAAAGGTCATTTATTACTAAAATTTGCCCAATTGAGAGGATGTATACATTGCAAAAACCTTTATTATAATTCAAAACATAAATACCAAACTGCTACGAAGAATATTTTAGAAAGTCTTGGTTTTTCATGTGTTGATGTTCCTGATAGTTCAAAAAACAGTGCAGATCATCGATTGATGGCTGACTGTGTTCAGTTATTTACTCCCCAGCGTTCACCTATTCCTAATATAATTATTCTCGTATTAGGAGACTGGGACTATGCTGGCTTAATTTCTATACTCCAAGCTTTGGGTAAAAAGGTGATAATCTTTGCTCAAAGAGGTAGTGCAAGTCCAAAACTGATTAAATTAGTTGGTGATGATAACTTTCATTTTGTGGATGAATTACCTCAGTTAGTCGCTAATGAGACTCAACCTCAAACTACGGTTTTTAAGTCTCAAATTAGTTACAATGAAGCTATAAATTATTTAACTGAGGCTATCAAAACTGCTTTACACCAAGGTAAGCCTACAGTATTTGGATACATTGATAAACTAATGCGTCAGCGTTGTGCTAACTATCAGGGGGTTTCTTCAATTATGAAACCTGATGGTAAACCATTTTCACGCTTTAGTAAGTTTGTTGACGTTGCTGTGAAGGATGGAAAAGTCAAAATGCAAAATCAGCAATTGTTTTTAATTGAGTTAGATAAACTTGCTGCTTAA
- the rnc gene encoding ribonuclease III, giving the protein MHKLLTFRDEKLLRRALTHRSYVHENPGEGEHNERLEFLGDALLNYLSGEYLYNRHPEKGEDELTRRRSALVDEKQLAKFAIEVGLDFRMRLGKGAIRDGGYQNPNLLSSTFEAVLAAYYLDNDSNIEAVRAIVAPLFDSVPEQVVVIRSNVDSKNRFQEWVQRNVSPTPPVYETVQTGGLSHAPEFLAKVFVDKKEYGEGKGRNKKDAEKAAAEDALAKLKRQGLL; this is encoded by the coding sequence ATGCACAAACTTCTAACATTCCGTGACGAAAAACTATTACGCCGTGCGCTTACCCACCGTTCTTATGTTCATGAAAATCCCGGAGAAGGCGAACACAACGAACGCTTAGAATTTCTGGGTGATGCTTTGCTAAATTATTTAAGCGGTGAGTACCTCTATAATCGTCACCCGGAAAAGGGAGAAGATGAATTAACAAGGCGACGTTCTGCATTAGTTGATGAAAAACAATTAGCGAAGTTTGCTATTGAGGTAGGTTTAGATTTTAGAATGCGTCTAGGAAAAGGTGCAATTCGGGATGGTGGTTACCAAAATCCTAATTTACTCAGTAGTACCTTTGAAGCAGTTCTAGCCGCTTATTATTTAGATAATGATTCTAATATTGAAGCAGTACGCGCCATTGTTGCACCACTATTTGATTCTGTACCAGAACAAGTTGTTGTGATTCGTTCTAATGTAGATTCTAAAAATCGCTTTCAAGAATGGGTACAACGCAACGTTAGTCCGACTCCTCCCGTATACGAGACAGTGCAAACGGGTGGGTTATCTCACGCGCCAGAGTTTTTAGCTAAAGTTTTTGTCGATAAAAAAGAGTACGGAGAAGGTAAGGGACGCAACAAGAAAGATGCGGAAAAAGCTGCGGCTGAAGATGCATTAGCTAAATTAAAAAGACAAGGATTGTTGTAA
- a CDS encoding ABC transporter ATP-binding protein, whose product MKSTSVPINTHNQVMPRNGFLEIENLVKSYPTPDKGNFVVLDGVNLSIGEDEYISVIGHSGCGKSTLLKIVAGLEKATSGSVRLDGKEIRQPGAERMMVFQNYSLLPWLTVRENVRLAVDEVLKNATRAEKISIVNEHLAMVNLTAAADKYPDEISGGMKQRVGIARALAIRPKMLLMDEPFGALDALTRGKLQRQVLDIWENHRQAVMMITHDVDEAIYMSDRIVLMTNGPAATIGEILEVPFSHPRVSEALPKEARSAMRNSKEYFELRNHALNFLDRYFSQDE is encoded by the coding sequence ATGAAATCTACCTCAGTACCTATCAATACTCATAACCAGGTTATGCCCCGCAATGGTTTCCTAGAAATTGAGAATTTAGTCAAGTCTTATCCCACACCAGATAAAGGAAATTTTGTCGTTTTAGATGGTGTTAATCTTTCGATTGGTGAAGATGAATATATTTCTGTAATTGGTCACTCTGGTTGTGGAAAATCTACATTGTTAAAAATTGTAGCGGGATTAGAAAAAGCTACCTCCGGCTCAGTAAGGCTAGATGGCAAAGAAATTCGTCAGCCAGGGGCAGAAAGGATGATGGTATTTCAAAATTATTCGCTTTTACCTTGGTTAACAGTACGAGAAAATGTGCGTTTAGCAGTAGATGAAGTGTTAAAAAATGCCACTCGTGCTGAGAAAATTAGCATTGTGAACGAACACTTAGCAATGGTAAACTTAACAGCTGCAGCTGATAAATATCCTGATGAAATTTCAGGAGGAATGAAACAGCGTGTGGGTATTGCTAGAGCTTTAGCAATTCGCCCAAAAATGTTGCTGATGGATGAGCCTTTTGGTGCCTTAGATGCGTTAACTAGAGGTAAATTGCAGCGGCAAGTATTGGATATTTGGGAAAATCATCGCCAAGCCGTAATGATGATTACTCACGATGTCGATGAGGCGATTTATATGTCAGATCGCATCGTATTAATGACTAATGGCCCGGCGGCGACAATCGGAGAAATATTAGAGGTGCCTTTTTCCCATCCACGCGTTAGCGAAGCTCTTCCGAAGGAAGCTCGCTCTGCCATGCGAAACTCAAAAGAATATTTTGAACTTCGTAACCACGCCCTGAATTTTCTTGACCGTTATTTTAGCCAAGACGAATAA
- a CDS encoding sensor histidine kinase, whose translation MDFSQVLAEKTESILQKWVLEVRKDQHIESADDLSYTAIKNHLPDVIKAMVTVLSKSQGNDVKSIVVASWQHGVLRAEQGFDPGEIAREYHLLRRVIFETIETNLLQGTPTAIVRAMRLIDTVIDEAIARCFNSYFEERLRELQQLYNSLMLHNEELNRLVNANQDYLAQLAHELKSPLASIIGYSDLFLRQQRQQTRVNNNNVNVEHIERVLRNGRHLLRLINDILEISRYDAGKVQPEPELINVSEIINNVLEMLEPLAREQKLPIVVNCQSAPQQIFTDPVKLQQVITNLISNAIRYTESGSIDISCQILDDQKWAIAVKDTGIGIAPENQTQIFDPYFRVGCQKSYVPGSTGLGLAIVARLVKLLQGEINLVSEVGVGSTFSLTFPLQLKM comes from the coding sequence ATGGATTTTAGTCAAGTACTGGCTGAAAAGACTGAAAGTATCCTGCAAAAATGGGTGTTAGAGGTACGGAAAGATCAACATATTGAAAGCGCGGATGATTTATCTTATACAGCAATCAAAAATCATCTGCCTGATGTCATCAAAGCAATGGTCACAGTACTGTCAAAATCCCAGGGTAATGATGTAAAATCAATTGTTGTGGCTAGTTGGCAGCACGGAGTTCTGCGCGCTGAACAGGGCTTTGATCCAGGCGAAATTGCGCGGGAATATCATCTGCTGAGAAGAGTAATATTTGAAACTATAGAAACAAATTTATTACAAGGAACACCAACAGCAATTGTGCGGGCGATGCGGTTAATTGATACTGTAATTGATGAAGCGATCGCACGGTGTTTTAATAGTTATTTTGAAGAGCGCTTGCGAGAATTACAACAGTTATATAATTCATTGATGCTGCATAACGAAGAACTTAATCGTTTAGTAAACGCTAACCAAGATTATCTGGCTCAATTAGCACACGAATTAAAAAGTCCTTTAGCTTCAATTATTGGTTATTCAGATTTATTTTTACGCCAACAAAGGCAGCAAACTAGAGTAAATAACAACAATGTAAATGTAGAACATATTGAAAGAGTACTACGTAATGGTAGGCATTTACTCCGCCTAATTAACGATATTTTAGAGATATCGCGCTACGACGCAGGAAAGGTACAACCAGAACCAGAATTGATTAATGTGAGCGAAATCATCAACAATGTTCTGGAAATGTTGGAACCTTTAGCTAGGGAACAAAAGTTACCAATTGTCGTTAATTGCCAAAGCGCTCCTCAACAAATTTTTACAGATCCAGTTAAATTACAACAAGTTATTACAAATCTTATTAGCAATGCTATTCGCTATACTGAATCTGGAAGCATTGATATCAGCTGTCAGATATTGGACGATCAAAAATGGGCGATCGCAGTTAAGGATACAGGTATTGGGATTGCGCCAGAAAATCAAACTCAGATATTTGATCCATACTTCCGCGTGGGTTGTCAGAAGTCCTATGTTCCCGGAAGTACTGGGCTAGGGTTAGCAATAGTGGCGCGGCTGGTAAAACTATTGCAAGGTGAAATTAACTTAGTTTCAGAAGTTGGGGTTGGTTCAACTTTTTCTTTAACTTTCCCTTTGCAATTAAAAATGTAA
- a CDS encoding Rab family GTPase → MLQKKICMVGAFATGKTSLVSRFVSSIFSEKYHTTVGVKIDKKTLNIQDKTINLILWDLYGEDEFQKVRMSYLRGSSGYLLVVDGTRRNTLEKAFDLQTRVEETIGKVPFIMILNKWDLTDEWEIDPVEIDAVQLKGWTVIKTSAKNGLGVAEVFQTLAEKIMDE, encoded by the coding sequence ATGCTCCAGAAAAAGATTTGCATGGTTGGTGCATTTGCCACAGGTAAGACTAGTTTAGTATCTAGGTTTGTAAGTAGTATTTTTTCAGAAAAATATCATACTACTGTAGGAGTAAAAATTGATAAGAAAACACTGAATATTCAAGATAAAACTATTAATTTAATACTTTGGGATCTGTATGGAGAAGATGAATTTCAAAAAGTAAGAATGTCCTATTTACGGGGTTCATCTGGTTATTTATTAGTAGTTGATGGTACCCGGAGAAATACTTTAGAAAAAGCATTTGACTTGCAAACAAGAGTAGAAGAAACAATTGGCAAGGTTCCTTTTATTATGATACTTAACAAATGGGATTTAACAGATGAATGGGAAATCGACCCTGTAGAAATCGATGCAGTGCAGCTCAAAGGTTGGACTGTCATAAAAACAAGTGCTAAAAATGGTTTGGGTGTAGCAGAAGTTTTTCAAACTCTTGCTGAAAAAATAATGGATGAATAA
- the ntrB gene encoding nitrate ABC transporter permease: MLLQLNLAAIFAVAGQVAWKKAKPVLVKDVVILPALGFLGIIVLWWIVALFNHELMPTPPEALVANLDYILNPFYERGPGNLGVGWLLLASLRRVLLGFLLGAIVAIPLGFLIGMSKSAMLALNPIIQIFKPVSPLAWLPIALAIFNLADPSAIFVIFITSLWPTIINTALGVSSVPKDYLDVARVLEIRRWRRITKIIWPASLPYIFTGLRISLGIAWLVIVAVEMLTGGIGIGFFVWDEWSRLNLSSVFLAVFVIGLTGLILDYAVGKLQELVTRRPTVAK, translated from the coding sequence ATGCTATTGCAACTAAATTTAGCTGCGATTTTTGCTGTAGCTGGACAAGTCGCTTGGAAAAAAGCTAAACCTGTCCTGGTTAAAGATGTTGTCATCCTCCCAGCTTTAGGATTTTTAGGAATCATCGTACTGTGGTGGATTGTCGCATTATTCAATCATGAATTAATGCCTACTCCACCAGAAGCACTTGTTGCTAATCTGGACTACATTCTCAACCCTTTCTACGAACGAGGGCCAGGTAACTTAGGTGTCGGTTGGTTATTACTCGCCAGCCTACGCAGAGTATTGCTAGGTTTTCTTTTAGGTGCAATAGTGGCGATTCCCTTGGGATTTTTGATTGGGATGTCCAAATCCGCCATGTTAGCCTTAAATCCCATTATTCAAATCTTTAAACCAGTATCGCCTTTAGCTTGGCTACCAATTGCTTTAGCTATCTTCAACTTGGCAGATCCTTCAGCAATTTTCGTAATTTTCATCACCTCCCTATGGCCGACAATTATTAACACCGCCTTAGGAGTTTCTAGCGTTCCCAAAGATTATTTAGATGTCGCCAGAGTATTAGAAATACGCCGTTGGCGACGCATTACTAAAATTATTTGGCCTGCCAGCTTACCCTATATTTTTACTGGATTGCGAATTAGTTTAGGTATTGCTTGGCTAGTAATTGTTGCTGTAGAAATGCTCACCGGCGGTATCGGTATCGGCTTCTTTGTTTGGGATGAATGGAGTCGTTTAAATTTGAGTTCAGTGTTTCTCGCTGTATTTGTCATTGGCTTAACTGGATTAATTCTTGATTACGCAGTTGGCAAACTTCAAGAATTAGTAACCCGTCGCCCCACAGTAGCTAAATAA
- a CDS encoding SLC13 family permease, with the protein MENWQAILSIITFITVIVLIMTEWVHLTIAAFLGALLLVFTNVMTLQEAVGYIGNSHGTLGLFFGVMVLVRAFEPTKIFDYLATQMVLLAKGDGKRLLLGIVGITTPICAVLPNATTVMLLAPLIPPMAQEIGINFVPLLILMVFVANSAGLLTLVGDPATFIVGDAINISFTDYLLKLSLGGVIAVAAVTATLPFLFRKIWRTKLENLEQLPHPEINHPRVLAVGTLIIAFVLLFFVIGESLPVPISPAAVALLGAALALLLSHHSKIDSVNNILRDVDWSTLIFFMSIFVLIGGLEKTGVINGLSGILAIVLGKNIVLGSLALVFFVGILSSIVPNIPLVVAMVPLLKQYLVNVGLAPAAVLAADFQGQFPPEVLPLFYAMMFGATLGGNGTLVGASSNIVAAGISEQHGRRISFKTFLHYGIPVMLLQLVASALYVLFRFLL; encoded by the coding sequence GTGGAAAATTGGCAAGCAATCCTCAGCATCATTACTTTTATCACTGTCATTGTCTTAATCATGACAGAATGGGTACATCTCACCATTGCTGCATTTTTAGGAGCATTATTACTAGTTTTTACCAACGTCATGACTTTACAAGAAGCTGTTGGTTACATCGGTAATAGTCATGGCACACTGGGTTTATTTTTTGGTGTGATGGTACTAGTAAGAGCATTTGAGCCTACCAAGATATTTGATTACTTAGCTACACAAATGGTGCTATTAGCTAAAGGTGATGGTAAGCGTCTCTTACTAGGAATTGTGGGAATTACTACGCCTATTTGTGCAGTTTTACCCAATGCGACAACAGTGATGTTACTAGCGCCTTTAATCCCACCTATGGCGCAAGAAATAGGCATAAATTTTGTACCTTTATTGATTTTAATGGTATTTGTTGCTAATAGTGCTGGACTACTGACATTGGTGGGCGATCCAGCGACATTTATTGTTGGTGATGCAATTAATATTAGTTTTACAGATTATTTGTTGAAACTAAGTTTAGGTGGAGTTATTGCCGTTGCCGCAGTAACAGCTACATTACCATTTTTATTTCGCAAAATTTGGCGGACAAAATTAGAAAATCTTGAACAACTACCACATCCAGAAATTAATCATCCACGGGTTCTCGCTGTGGGTACATTAATTATTGCTTTTGTCCTGTTATTTTTTGTTATTGGCGAATCTCTACCTGTTCCTATTTCCCCTGCTGCTGTTGCTTTATTAGGAGCAGCTTTAGCTTTACTGCTATCTCACCACAGTAAAATTGATTCAGTTAACAACATATTACGAGATGTCGATTGGAGCACATTGATATTCTTTATGAGTATCTTTGTGCTGATTGGCGGGCTAGAAAAAACTGGGGTAATCAATGGTTTATCAGGAATATTAGCAATAGTCTTAGGAAAAAATATTGTCTTAGGTTCGCTAGCTTTAGTATTTTTTGTGGGTATCTTATCTAGCATTGTGCCTAATATTCCGTTAGTGGTAGCAATGGTACCCTTGCTGAAACAATATCTTGTCAACGTGGGATTAGCACCAGCCGCAGTTTTAGCAGCCGACTTCCAAGGACAATTTCCTCCAGAAGTATTACCACTGTTTTACGCCATGATGTTTGGTGCAACCTTGGGCGGTAATGGCACATTAGTGGGAGCATCTTCTAATATCGTCGCTGCAGGTATTTCTGAGCAGCATGGAAGGCGCATCTCTTTTAAAACTTTTCTACACTACGGGATTCCGGTGATGCTATTACAACTAGTAGCTTCGGCGTTGTATGTGCTGTTTCGCTTTTTACTCTAG